In Nymphaea colorata isolate Beijing-Zhang1983 chromosome 3, ASM883128v2, whole genome shotgun sequence, a genomic segment contains:
- the LOC116249707 gene encoding uncharacterized protein LOC116249707, with translation MMLNKCIARYSRAAYMVTSSCFSFSGRPYSVAGEDGSCTVLHQGLSDTATPCLLQPGVVVYDGVCHLCNKGVNWVIRADKYKKIKFCAVQSRAAEPYLNFCGVGREAVLRRFLFVEGPGLCHQGSTAALKVLSYLPLPYSVLSLLLVIPDPLRDAVYDYIANRRYQWFGKEDDCIIPNEEVLDRFIDRHEIVERLRKSS, from the exons ATGATGCTGAACAAGTGTATTGCACGATATAGCAGAGCAGCCTATATGGTAACGAGCTCTTGCTTCTCCTTCTCGGGTAGGCCCTATAGTGTTGCCGGGGAAGATGGGTCATGTACTGTATTACACCAGGGGCTAAGCGATACTGCCACACCGTGCCTGCTTCAGCCCGGTGTGGTTGTGTATGATGGGGTCTGCCATCTTTGCAACAAAG GCGTGAACTGGGTTATAAGGGCAGACAAATACAAGAAGATCAAATTCTGTGCTGTGCAGTCAAGAGCCGCCGAACCGTACTTGAATTTCTGTGGGGTTGGTCGTGAAGCTGTTTTAAGGCGGTTTTTGTTTGTAGAAGGGCCTGGTTTATGTCATCAAGGATCCACAG CTGCACTCAAGGTTCTTTCGTACTTGCCATTGCCTTACTCGGTGTTAAGCCTCTTGCTAGTAATCCCAGATCCTCTGAGGGATGCAGTGTATGACTATATAGCGAACCGGCGCTATCAGTGGTTTGGAAAAGAAGATGATTGCATTATCCCAAATGAAGAGGTGCTCGATCGCTTCATTGACAGGCATGAGATTGTTGAAAGACTCCGCAAAAGTTCATAG
- the LOC116251264 gene encoding protein CYSTEINE-RICH TRANSMEMBRANE MODULE 13-like, giving the protein MSYYDQAPPNFKSPYPGPAAGYPPAGYPPPPPAGYPPAGYPPPPPAGYPPAGYPPPPQYAQQPPPPPAQKSGPGCFEALLAALCCCCVLEACL; this is encoded by the exons ATGAGTTACTACGATCAGGCACCTCCAAATTTTAAGTCACCTTACCCTGGACCGGCGGCTGGTTACCCTCCGGCAGGTTACCCTCCGCCACCACCGGCAGGTTACCCTCCGGCAGGTTACCCTCCGCCACCACCGGCTGGTTACCCTCCGGCAGGTTACCCTCCGCCACCGCAGTACGCGCAGCAGCCTCCACCTCCCCCTGCGCAGAAGAGCGGCCCTGGTTGTTTCGAAGCACT TCTTGCGGCTCTTTGTTGCTGCTGTGTCCTGGAAGCTTGTCTCTAG
- the LOC116250364 gene encoding UPF0496 protein At4g34320-like, with amino-acid sequence MANGVGFYSKSMHHYQQACRENPELSINDEKFQQRIKTMVQDFNSLRGGEGNSSTLVPSFDIIKEATICIRENNKKCADEILAYNQDLGVSTQILPMVSSYFELCQTTRDVLLRLQVHLCCTINKLMAFRGDRPVDEKVREAVTCAEGAVDCFFLSLSGLNQKHVQMLHKLQQVRDEEMLTRAGRATNPKIRRVIRIMLWTVFTGVVILSILAAFPHAPQVLAALSMAVNSIYGCGPFVKWVEGFWATTKEIEGVDTREKRIIVIRELEDIKLLMVCNRESQSCVEDTG; translated from the coding sequence ATGGCTAATGGTGTCGGCTTCTACTCGAAAAGCATGCACCATTACCAGCAAGCGTGCCGAGAGAACCCAGAGTTGTCGATCAACGACGAAAAGTTTCAGCAGAGGATTAAGACCATGGTGCAGGACTTCAACTCTCTTAGGGGTGGAGAAGGTAATAGCAGCACCCTTGTTCCTTCCTTTGATATCATAAAGGAGGCGACCATATGCATACGCGAGAATAACAAGAAATGTGCTGACGAGATATTGGCCTACAACCAAGACTTAGGAGTCAGCACCCAAATCCTCCCAATGGTCTCGAGCTACTTCGAGCTTTGCCAAACGACACGGGATGTCTTACTTAGGTTGCAGGTACATCTTTGTTGCACCATAAACAAACTGATGGCGTTCCGTGGTGACCGGCCTGTGGATGAGAAGGTGAGGGAAGCAGTCACATGCGCCGAGGGTGCCGTGGACTGCTTCTTTCTCTCGCTTTCCGGTCTGAACCAGAAGCACGTCCAAATGCTCCACAAGCTGCAGCAGGTGAGGGATGAGGAAATGCTAACCAGAGCAGGGAGGGCGACGAACCCAAAGATTCGAAGAGTAATCAGGATCATGCTCTGGACTGTGTTCACCGGTGTCGTGATCTTGTCGATATTGGCAGCATTCCCACATGCACCCCAAGTTCTGGCAGCGCTCTCGATGGCGGTCAACAGCATATACGGTTGTGGTCCTTTCGTCAAATGGGTGGAAGGTTTTTGGGCTACAACCAAGGAAATAGAAGGGGTGGACACGAGGGAGAAGAGAATCATTGTGATTCGAGAACTGGAGgacatcaaacttttaatggTATGCAATAGGGAAAGTCAAAGCTGTGTTGAAGACACTGGCTGA